One Cryptomeria japonica chromosome 9, Sugi_1.0, whole genome shotgun sequence genomic window carries:
- the LOC131045756 gene encoding peroxidase 25, producing MAMGILQFLAFSLGVFVLAGAQGTKVGFYSSTCPKAESIVTSTVKTHFNADQTIAAGLLRLFFHDCFVQGCDASILITGPSAEKNSLTNLGLRGFEVVEDAKTQVEAACPGVVSCADILALASRDAVVLSTGPTWDVPTGRRDGLVSSSSDAANLPTPADSVTVQKQKFADKGLTTEDLVTLVGAHTIGQTDCQFFSYRLYNFTTTGNADPTISSSYLSQLQSLCPSGGDGSKRVALDKGSQLNFDDSFFKNVRDGNAVLESDQRLWGDASTKSVVQKYAGTIRGVLGVRFDLAFAKAMVKLSNVGVKTGSDGEIRKVCSAFN from the exons ATGGCAATGGGCATACTGCAATTTCTGGCCTTCTCGTTGGGTGTTTTTGTATTGGCAGGAGCTCAGGGAACCAAAGTTGGGTTCTATTCCTCCACTTGTCCAAAGGCTGAATCCATTGTTACATCCACCGTCAAGACACATTTTAATGCTGATCAAACAATTGCAGCTGGCCTGCTAAGGCTTTTCTTCCATGACTGCTTTGTTCAA GGTTGTGATGCGTCCATATTGATCACTGGTCCATCTGCAGAGAAAAACTCGCTGACTAATCTGGGGTTACGTGGGTTTGAGGTTGTGGAGGATGCCAAAACACAGGTAGAAGCTGCGTGCCCAGGAGTCGTCTCTTGTGCTGACATTCTTGCCCTTGCTTCTCGAGATGCTGTTGTGCTG AGCACGGGACCAACGTGGGATGTACCGACTGGTAGAAGAGACGGCTTAGTTTCATCTTCCTCAGACGCTGCCAATCTCCCAACACCTGCTGATTCTGTCACCGTCCAGAAACAGAAATTCGCTGACAAAGGCCTCACGACCGAAGATCTTGTAACTCTCGTTG GAGCCCATACGATTGGACAGACAGATTGCCAGTTCTTCAGCTACAGACTGTACAACTTTACGACGACAGGGAACGCTGACCCTACCATCAGCAGCTCATATCTCTCTCAACTGCAGTCACTCTGCCCCTCCGGCGGCGACGGTTCGAAGCGCGTGGCTCTGGACAAGGGCAGCCAGTTGAACTTCGATGACAGCTTCTTTAAGAATGTGAGGGACGGCAATGCAGTGCTGGAGTCAGATCAGAGATTGTGGGGCGACGCCTCCACCAAAAGCGTAGTTCAAAAGTATGCGGGCACCATAAGAGGAGTGCTGGGCGTCAGATTTGATTTGGCTTTTGCTAAGGCCATGGTCAAATTGAGTAACGTCGGTGTGAAAACTGGGAGTGATGGCGAGATTCGCAAAGTCTGTTCTGCCTTCAATTGA